The Taeniopygia guttata chromosome 6, bTaeGut7.mat, whole genome shotgun sequence genome contains a region encoding:
- the DUSP5 gene encoding dual specificity protein phosphatase 5: MKVTSLDCRQLRKLLRKEPSRCLVLDCRPYLSYSASCLRGSLNVNLNSVVMRRARGGAVPLHFVVPDAAARARLLPGAEGAAGAARLAAVVVLDQDTGHWQKLKKDSTAQIVLNALLSSLPEAGARVCFLKGGYETFNSQYPECCVNGKLISPERTEAERNLASHCEKQSANHKPAYDQGGPVEILPFLYLGSAYHASKCEFLANLHITALLNVSRKSSESFKDQYCYKWIPVEDSHTADISSHFQEAIDFIDYVRRAGGKILVHCEAGISRSPTICMAYLMKTKKLRLDEAFDYIKQRRSLISPNFGFMGQLLQYESEILSSTPSPPVTSCKREAASFFAEELTLGKNFEGSCFAFPTSVLSSVPIHSPVHQLKLSPMTASSSC; encoded by the exons ATGAAAGTCACGTCCCTCGACTGCCGCCAGCTGCGGAAGCTGCTGCGGAAGGAGCCCTCCCGCTGCCTGGTGCTGGACTGCCGGCCCTACCTGTCCTACTCGGCCTCCTGCCTCCGCGGCTCGCTCAACGTCAACCTCAACTCGGTGGTGATGCGGCgggcccgcggcggggccgtgccgcTGCACTTCGTGGTGCCCGACGCGGCGGCCCGAGCCCGGCTGCTGCCGGGCGCtgagggggcggcgggggccgcCCGCCTGGCGGCCGTGGTGGTGCTGGACCAGGACACGGGCCACTGGCAGAAGCTGAAGAAGGACAGCACGGCCCAGATCGTCCTCAACgccctgctctccagcctgcccGAGGCCGGGGCCAGGGTGTGCTTCCTGAAAG GGGGATATGAAACCTTTAACTCTCAATATCCTGAGTGCTGCGTGAATGGAAAGCTCATTTCCCCAGAGAGGACAGAAGCAGAGAGAAACCTTGCCAGCCACTGTGAGAAGCAGAGTGCCAACCACAAACCTGCTTACGACCAG GGTGGTCCAGTTGAAATCCTGCCTTTTCTGTACCTTGGTAGTGCCTATCATGCTTCCAAGTGCGAGTTTCTCGCTAACCTGCACATCACAGCCCTGCTAAATGTCTCCAGGAAAAGCTCAGAGTCCTTCAAAGACCAGTATTGCTACAAGTGGATCCCAGTGGAGGACAGCCACACAGCAGACATCAGCTCTCACTTCCAGGAGGCCATAGACTTCATTG ATTACGTCAGGCGAGCGGGCGGCAAGATCCTGGTGCACTGCGAGGCGGGGATCTCGCGCTCCCCCACCATCTGCATGGCCTATCTCATGAAGACAAAGAAGCTGCGCCTGGACGAAGCCTTCGATTACATCAAGCAGCGCCGGAGCCTGATCTCACCAAACTTCGGTTTCATGGGCCAGCTGCTGCAATATGAGTCAGAGATCTTGTCttccacccccagcccccctgtCACCTCGTGCAAGAGAGAAGCTGCATCTTTCTTTGCAGAGGAACTGACTTTAGGCAAAAACTTTGAGGGCTCATGCTTTGCCTTTCCTACCTCAGTGTTGAGTTCTGTGCCCATCCACTCTCCTGTCCACCAGCTGAAGCTCAGCCCAATGACAGCGTCTTCGTCCTGCTGA